TTTTATTTTTCTTTTTCATCGAAATATTGTTTTTTAAGTTTCTCTGCTAATTCAAGTTCTTTTTTTGGAGTCTTTCTAGTTTTCTTTTGAAATCCATTAACTAATACTACCAATTGCCCTTTGTCAAAAAAGCTAAATACTCGATAAATATTAGATATGACTTCAACTCTTATTTCGTAGATTCCCGAAGAACCTGTCATGTGTTTAAAATATTTTTCAGGAACACGTTCAATTATGGAAATTAATTGCAAAGTCCAGTTAAACTTTTTCTTAACTTCTGGCTTTAAATTGTCAAAAAAGTCAAGATAATAATTCCTATAATAAAATATATTTCGTACAAATTTTTCATCCACAATACAAAGTTAGCCAAATAGTGAACATTTCCCAAATATTTTTAATGAATTTTTCTGCTAATCGTCTTGTTGCATTAGCGGTAACGAATAGATGTATGTTTTGAGTGAGCTTTCAAAGTTCTATACTTTTCAATTTTGCTATTATTATTAATTACTTGACAAATCAATAGGTTCAATAAATTTACGAC
The sequence above is a segment of the Bacteroidales bacterium genome. Coding sequences within it:
- a CDS encoding type II toxin-antitoxin system RelE/ParE family toxin; protein product: MDEKFVRNIFYYRNYYLDFFDNLKPEVKKKFNWTLQLISIIERVPEKYFKHMTGSSGIYEIRVEVISNIYRVFSFFDKGQLVVLVNGFQKKTRKTPKKELELAEKLKKQYFDEKEK